In a single window of the Orcinus orca chromosome 9, mOrcOrc1.1, whole genome shotgun sequence genome:
- the STEAP1 gene encoding metalloreductase STEAP1: MESRQDITNQEELWKMKSRRNREEDGYLNKDSRETSAPKRPVLLHLHQTTHCDEFDCPPELQHEQELFPKWRLPIKIAAIVSSLTFLYTLLREIIHPFVTSHQQYFYKIPILVINKVLPMVSITLLALVYLPGVIAAVVQLHNGTKYKKFPHWLDRWMVTRKQFGLLSFFFAVLHAVYSLSYPMRRSYRYKLLNWAYQQVQQNKEDAWIEHDVWRMEIYVSLGIVTLAILALLAVTSIPSVSDSLTWREFHYIQSKLGIVSLLLGTIHALVFAWNKWVDIKQFVWYTPPNFMIAVFLPTVVLICKAILLLPCLRKKILKIRHGWEDVTNINKTKMSSQL, translated from the exons ATGGAGAGCAGACAAGACATCACGAACCAAGAAGAACTTTGGAAAATGAAGTCCAGGAGAAATCGAGAAGAAGATGGTTATttg aATAAGGATTCAAGAGAGACCAGCGCACCGAAAAGACCTGTGCTTTTGCACTTGCACCAAACAACCCATTGTGATGAATTTGATTGCCCCCCAGAGCTTCAGCACGAACAGGAACTCTTTCCAAAGTGGCGTTTACCAATTAAAATCGCTGCTATCGTATCATCTCTGACTTTTCTTTACACTCTTCTGAGGGAAATAATTCACCCTTTTGTAACTTCCCATCAacagtatttttataaaattccaaTCCTGGTCATCAACAAAGTCTTGCCAATGGTTTCCATCACCCTCTTGGCACTGGTTTATTTGCCAGGTGTGATAGCAGCAGTTGTGCAGCTTCATAATGGAACCAAGTATAAGAAATTTCCACATTGGTTGGATAGGTGGATGGTAACAAGAAAGCAATTTGGtcttctcagtttcttttttgctGTACTGCATGCAGTTTACAGCTTATCCTACCCAATGAGACGATCCTACAGATACAAGTTGCTAAACTGGGCATATCAACAG GTCCAACAAAATAAAGAAGATGCCTGGATCGAGCATGACGTTTGGAGAATGGAAATTTATGTGTCTCTAGGAATTGTGACACTTGCAATACTGGCTCTGTTGGCTGTGACATCTATTCCATCTGTGAGCGACTCTTTGACATGGAGAGAATTTCACTATATTCag agcAAACTAGGAATTGTTTCCCTTCTGCTGGGCACAATACATGCATTGGTTTTTGCCTGGAATAAATGGGTAGATATAAAACAATTTGTATGGTATACACCTCCAAATTTTATGATAGCTGTTTTCCTTCCAACTGTTGTCCTGATATGCAAAGCCATACTACTCCTGCCATGCTTGAGAAAGAAGATACTGAAGATTAGACACGGTTGGGAGGATGTCACCAACATTAACAAAACTAAGATGTCTTCCCAGTTGTAG